A single Lactuca sativa cultivar Salinas chromosome 8, Lsat_Salinas_v11, whole genome shotgun sequence DNA region contains:
- the LOC111894806 gene encoding uncharacterized protein LOC111894806, whose translation MVSSSSSLWSANGNLLLQQQSCSSFSNYRHSATPTRWGFRKEIDLGPAIRRTKDEAFRVANPNVTIASGRSRKEVIMVDPVEAKRLAAKQMEAIKAKQSFQRRRQIEAINGAWAMIGLTTGLVLEGQSGNGILAQLAGYWATLVSFFVR comes from the exons AtggtttcttcttcatcttcactgTGGTCCGCAAATGGCAATCTTCTTCTCCAACAACAATCCTGTTCATCTTTCTCCAACTATCGACACTCTGCAACACCAACCAG ATGGGGTTTCAGAAAAGAGATTGATTTGGGACCTGCCATTCGTAGAACCAAAGATGAAGCATTTCGTGTAGCTAATCCTAAT GTTACAATAGCAAGTGGAAGGTCGAGGAAAGAAGTGATCATGGTTGATCCCGTTGAAGCAAAACGTTTAGCCGCTAAACAAATGGAAGCCATTAAAGCAAAACAAAGTTTTCAA aGGAGACGACAAATAGAAGCCATAAATGGAGCGTGGGCTATGATTGGCCTAACCACAGGCTTAGTCCTCGAAGGTCAAAGTGGAAATGGCATTTTGGCTCAG TTGGCTGGATATTGGGCCACCTTGGTCAGCTTTTTTGTAAGATAA